ATAGGGAGACGACTTCACTGGATCTATTTATCTGGATTTTTAGGCGAGAGGTAATCTCCTTACTGTATGTAATAGGGTTTGCTGTGATTGGATTGTATGTTTAATATCTAATTTGTAAATTTTCATTAATCTATAACATATTCATCTCATTAGATGCTTCACGTTGTAAGTGTTTTCATGACCATCCTTGTTAAGTATTTCAGATCGATATTGTAAAGTAGCATTATACTCATCCTGAACTTTATTAAATATAACACGAGTATAAACTTCAGATGCATGCCTTACCAATAAATCGCGAGAAATAAATACACGCTTCAGATGAATAGACTTGAAATCTTCCTCTCGTTCTCGGATATACATTCGTTCCAATGCTTAATCACAACATTCAACAAATTCTCTTAGGGAAGTCCTAGAGTTTACATAATGATCAAAGAAAGAATTAATACTTTCACTTCTCTGCGTTGTATTCATCCCAGCAAAAAAAGTGCCCCTGTTATATACCGATATCCATTTTTCACGAATGATATACCAATCACCAAGCCATTCATTTCCTGTCAAGTGAAAATCCACCAACATGGACTGCCACTTGTTTTCAAAATCTTCAATGGTTTATGTAAAAAGAGTAACCTCCTTCACAGTTCGtttgaattttgatttcttaAAAAATACATGACTTAATTTTTCTCCAAATTTCTTCTTATGTGCCACAAACAAAAACGATGACGAGTATTCGGGAGAACTTTTGCAACAGCAATGGTCATGGCTTGATGTTGGTCAGTAAGTATAGAAATTGGAGGACGACCTCCCATTGCTTCAAGCCATGTCCTAAACAACCTAAATAAAAGTGTCTTTGGTTTCATCACCTAACAATGCAAAGCCAAATGTAACAGATTGGTGATGATGGTTTGTACCTGTGAATGGAGAAAACAGCATAGAATACCTATTAGTCTTGTACGTAGTATCAAATGAAACTGCATCTCCAAACCTTCTATAGGCCATTCGTCAACGTGCATCAACCCAAAATATATTTGCTGCCCTCCCAACTTCATCAGTTTTGAAGGCATAGTAAAAACTAGGATTTTCAATTGTtcttttcctaaaataattcATCAAAGCTTCTGCATCTCCTACCTCTATTAGCGATTCTCTAACTGTTCTCAAGTGATTATAGACATCTCTTGGCGTGAATCCGATATTCTCGCCGTTCCCAAAGAGCGATGCTACCTTCCCGACTGGGAGCCTCTGTTTGTTAAATTGCTCAGCTAAGCACCTGGCAGCAGGTGGCATATACTTGTTTGACCTCATAAGATGTCGCTTGTTAGGAGAAATCAATGGATGATTGTGTTTTTCGATAAACTCATTTATATACCACATTTTATGTTTTATGTCAAAAGCTATACGTATCATAGCCTTGCAACCAGTCTTCATTGTTGaggtatttcttttttttttaagctcGACCTCATTTCGTGGAGGCTTTTCTACATAAATTCCTTCACAATCACAGACAAAAATCACTCTAGTTATAAGTGGTCCTCGTGCAGTAGCGTATGACGACCTCTTACGAACCGAAAATCCCAACCTATTTCCATATTCTTTGTAGTAATTCTCCGCCTCTTCGATAGAAGAAAAACGCATATatatcgcaggctttgacaagtCCTTTCCATTAGTAGGTAGTCCTGTATCTTCCTCCATATCAGTCATTTGTCTCTTCAAAATATCATAAGAAACTAGAAGAAATTAAGAACTATTAAAATACCATAATTAGTAGGTACTCATGTATCTTCCTTTAATCACATTTTCAGAAGATTTAAAATTGTAACCCTAAAAACATAAATCTGAACACTAAAATAATTGCGTAACGAAAGTTAAGGAATCTAAaaggaaagagatgaaattcaaaAGTTACAGACATATCTTAACCCAATTTTCTAACTAATAACAGTAAGCTATAGACAAATTGAACTAATAACACCAGATTTTGAGAATATAAAAACCTTATAGACACCAAACGATTAAAGAATTTTAGACTTACCAATTAAAAAGGCGACGAACATGGAGAACAGGGGAGAATCGGATTAAACTAAAAATCTAGATCTGATTATGTGTTTCTACACAAAAGTAAACTCTTTTTAGTCTGACTTTTTACTAAAAATATGGGTCACGGGTCTCCCACTAATCCGTGTGTTTTACCGATATATCTCAGCCGTTTGTatttattgttactaatcatCTTAGCCGTCCACTTCATAAAATCGAATGGCTAGGAGAGTTTGTCCGATTTTGTCTCCCTAACACTGTCTCCCTATCCCCCTCAATAATAATGGCCATTATTGGTACCTTAGGCTTTGCCATAAATCTAACTGTAACTTAACCAAGGGTGGAAAGAAAAGCACTATGGTTCTCGTCGGGTATATGGAGTCCGAAATTGGGTTTCTGCAAAATTGGTTGACGGAAACTCGGCATTCGgtcaatatattttataagagaaaaatgaattaattatttaattGTGGAAGGGGGCCAAATAATTATATATGGGAAACCGGAGTCCCTTCCTAGTTTCTAGTATAATGTGTTGCATACAATAGCAAAGCCAAGGTAATCTACTTAATTGTGAGAaagttataaatatttttttgctGAAAAAGTTCCTGAAGGGTGGTGTTGTCATCTGATTTTATCTTTTTTTGGAGTAATAAATCAAGATCAGGAGAGTAATTCATTAATCTCCTTTCCCTGACAAAAAATGTGGAAAATCCAAATAATCCCAAGAATGAAATTATTCGTCCGGAAAGTAGCTCAAAAAGCTCTTCCAACTAACTCTAGACTCGGGACGCAGAATTCAGACATAAACACAGAGTGTCCAATGTGTGATTCTCAAGAGAAAGAATCAGAACAACATCTTTTTCGGTCTTGCCCCTTTGCCAGAGCAATTTGGTTTGGTCTTTCTCTAGAAACGGTGAACCCTGGAATTACTTCGGATTCCATAGAAAATTCGATAAAGGAGTGGATCACGGACCAAGATCTCGCGCAACTATCGGATAAAATAGCTATTATATCCTGGTCCATTAGGAAGCACAGATGTTCGGtagtttttgagaaaataaacccGAACCGGATTCAGCTTATGGACCAAATCAAGAAATTTCTGAAGCAGAATACTTAGGCAAGGATCCAAAACTTAATGAagatagaaaaaataaataacccATAGAGAAATGGTCTGACATACCTTCGGACTAGATAATATTTATTGATGCAGCTTTCAAAAAAGAGGATACGACCATGAGATATGCCTTCTTATTTTATTCTGTCGACATCGAAACATTTATGTATATTGAAGCTGGTTCGGAGTGGGCCTCCTCAGCCTTTCATGCAGAATCAAAAGCTTTGCTAAAGGCATCTTCATGGTTAAGTAAAAGTATATTGTCCACTGTCTCAATAGGAACAGACTGTAAAATTTTGGCGGAGGCGATCAACAAGTCTTGCAAAGACTCTCCTTGGAGTGCGGATAACACCATACAAGAAGTAAACTCAATACTGAAGAAACTTCCGCAATCCCAGCTAAAGTATATAAACATGAAATATTACTCTGTGGCGGACAACATAACAAAAGAAGCTCGGGTAAAACATCTTTGTCACAAATTCTCCCATATTCGGCACAGGATTTTAAAATCTAGtgttatttccaacgtttttgaTAAGAATAAGATCTTAAACATGTTGTACTATATTTCTTGATTAATATAATTcgtgttaaaaaaaaataaaaaaaaaattatggaatCATGATAGTTGCATTTCTCTACACTCTAGAGATATTGTCTAAAGTACTCGCACCCAGGTGCttgcttttatttttttagttcatTCAGGTAGTGTGAATAAGATCTGATACCTCAGATCCTCTGTTCCCAATTCCTCAATTTCCCCTCACTCTTTGCATAATAGGGTGGTGACATACTGACACCTGTTTGTTCTATTTAATACTCATTTTATGAAGATAAGAGCAGGGTTATTataaaactatttaaagatttttaATGGTTTAATAATTGTTTGACTATCTTAAGATGTAATTAAGGCGTCAGATATCATCTTAATCAACATTACACCTAATCACCTACTGTGTGGTTTAAAACCCTATAAATAGCATCCAAATCTTACACTATTTTTCTCATCCAAACTCATTCACTTATCAGCTTTCAGATTTCATATTCAGAAATGGCAGCCTTAAACATGCTAAAACTTGTTGCGATAGTAGGGATTCTCAGCGCATTCTTATCCGATTCGGTCGTGGGTCAGAATTGTGGTTGTAAAGCTGGATTATGTTGCAGCCAATGGGGTTATTGTGGAACTGGAAAACCTTATTGCGGTGCAGGATGTCAACAAGGTCCCTGTACTAAAACTCCCCCTGTTAGTACTGGCGGACCATCCGTTGATAGTATTGTTACACCAGCCTTCTTTAACCGAATCATTGCTCAGGCTGGTACTGGATGTGAGGGTAAGACATTCTATAAGCGAAGTACGTTTCTTGCTGCTGCAAAAGCGAATCCTAAATTTGGTCATGCTGGTACTCTAACCAAATCAAAGCGTGAGATTGCTGCATTCTTTGCTCATGTAACTCATGAAACCGGACGTAAGTTGTTCAAATCAAGCTCCATGTTATCTCAAATGTATCATAATAGCTGAAGTTCCTAAACAATTTTTTTGGTACCGTCTTTTCCCCCTACAGATTTCTGCTACGTAAGAGAAATTGCTCGAGGAACTTATTGTCAGAGTAGCACAAAGTACCCGTGTGCTCCCGGAAAGAAATATTACGGGCGCGGTCCAATTCAAATTACATGGAACTATAACTATGGAGCCTGTGGAAAGGCTATTGGTGAGAATCTTTTAAAGAATCCAGATCTCGTTGCTGCCAGTTCAACCATTGCATTCAAGACTGCCTTTTGGTTTTGGATGAATAACGTTCATTCAGTCATAACTTCTggtggaggttttggtcgtactaTCCGAAGAATCAATGGTGGTGAATGTGGTGGTGGAAATCGGCCAGCAGTTAATGCCAGAGTCAAGTATTACAAAGCATACTGTAAACAGATCGGTGTTACACCTGGCCCAAATCTTTATTGCTAGGAATATGGTTATCAAATTATTATCCCTTATTGCGTGCTCTATTAGTGTTTTTATGAGTGTTTCCTAGTATGTTTTCTTGTTTAATTACTCAATCTATGTAACAGATGTATAACCTTAATAATTGCAAGTAAATAAAGAGCACTAGTTTATGATAAACCGTCTTTCTTAAGCTAGCCAGATTATTGTACGTGTCATGTTTCAGTTTAAATTCTTCAACTATGACATTTTTCAGACGCCTATGATACGGATTCATCATTACCAGATGATCTTCATCTCCGGTAGAGTTTTTCACTTAACACGCGATGTATTTTAATGATAAATCCAGTACAAGTGTATAATGGCATATTCTAGTTGAACACACAACAGATTCAAGTAGGACATATACCCGCAAATGTAGTTCATGGTGTTTCAGAAGAACTTCCTGCTCCTTGTCCATGTTTCGTTCCTTTGATGGCTTAGTTAATTTACTGAAGGCAGCCGgccaaaacataaaataaatcagTTTACGCATAATGCATGCATCATCCATACAATAAGAATACGCCAGAGCCGATAAGATTGATCGAATAAGAACTTCCATGATTATCGATAGATTAATCAAACATTAGCTAGATAAGTCAAGTTTGCACATGCTTAGTTTAATTCAGGGAGATGAATTTGAGCTACGTGTCCTTCAGCATTGGTTATCGAAGATAAAAGACACAATAAAAGAAACAGATATACAAGCATAACATGTGATCTAAGGCATCTAGCTAAGACTTTCTTGCGGGATGAAGTTGAATTCTTACGCTTAATAATATAGAATAATTAAGCTAAAAGATAATTAAGGACTATGGAAGTTCGGAAATGTATAAGGTTGGTTCCTTTTCTTATTTCCTATCGGCACATATATCTTCCTCGTATACTCTTAGAAAAGCTATTTTCTATGTACTAAGATCTCTGATGGATTCATGCATCAATGTTGAAGCAAGAACGTTGACTTTTCAAGAGATATGAACAGACTTGAGATAGATACTGACCAAAACATAATGCAGTTACATTATTTTCTACTGCTGTGTGTTAGCAAGTCCCCAAACAGATTGTCCAGTACCAATTTGATCTGGAAGCCTAGTTTAAACGAACTTTTTGTTCCATTTATCAGATGAAGAGAATGAATCCCGGTATATATATATTATCATTAGTTTCGGAACTATTGACTTTTCAAGAGATTCAGATGAATACTGTGACGTAATCTTAAGACGACTTAAAACACATACGATAGCATTATCAGGAAGCAAGAGGATGAACAAAACCTTAATTACTGTCAACTTTAAGATACACAAACATCAAATTCCAAGTAATAGGACTTGGCCTAATACCAGCGGAAATGACCTGAGACTTGGAAAAAAAAGAGTCAGAGTCCACTACTTGGCTAGGAAAAGATGACTGAGGAAGTTCAGAAACGTACGCAATAATTCCACTGATGTAGGTCGTGTGAATGGAATTAATGCATTAGAATTGTATTTTCAACAAGAATAGATGCCGATGATCACTAcaagaatacaataatgattaaagaTAACCATTACATTAGTTTAAAAATGTGGACTAAATAAGGAGTCCGACTTTGTGCACCCCTCtaaaaccggggtgcacattcctccccTAGTATTGGAGGAACGGCTGTCCACAAAACCACTATTTGCTTGATGCCTTTTTTATTGTAATTTCCTGTTTTCacttaaagaaaacaaaataatctCTCAGCTTCACGctccatgatagacgcatttatgtgtctattctgATCTCAATTCTGTGCATCGTTAattctcgattttgtacttatttgattattttatggttttgtaggtgtttttaaagaaataagtttttgccgcgaaattggctcgaaaagttgataaaggcaccatGAGGACACCATGCTATTCGGATCCCCATTTTGGATAGGGGGTACCCAGTTGATAAGGGGCATCCCAACGTTATTTACATCCCATGACACCCCAAGTGTTAAAGGAACCCGacaattggataaggggcactcatcttCTAGAATTCAAATtttgctttttggcgggaaaaatatttgCAGCAAGAAcagattagggttggattttAAAGACATTTCCacagagattcaatcactagAGTCGGCTGTAAAGGACCTGTTTAGGAAAAAAAGGCTTGATATGCTTGATGGAAGTTACGGGTCTCTGCTAATTCAAAGAGAGAATTTCAGTCGGACTCAGTCACTGTTTTGGTTTGGGATAACTTGGAAAGACTAAACAGGATCAGGACATGTTTAAACACGTCAGAGATAGAGCTTGAGGCCGAAAAAAATGGAGGATATCTCCTCGGGAAAACAGAGTTCTGGCAGGAATTTTACTCTCTTATCTGCGTAACTTTTGGATGCATTTTTAACGAGACTTAGTCAGACTTCTTATCGGGGTTGGATTGATATAGTCCTGTCATGtcataacaggcttggtaacgGGCTCAGATTAGGAAAAAGAAGTTGTTTCCATGATTATCTTGGCTATACATGGAGTGAGAGTTTCACGGGTTTAAAACTGGCATTTTCGTGTGACTTAGAGCAACTgtagtggtgcgatcaaaaccaaagatcaaagataaaaaaaaaagaccaaattttgggtttagtccgtgttgtgacgcaacggtacatgattaaaatttcgtcaggcggactttaaaagtccgccccattttttttttcgtaaaatttcatcaggcggactttaaaagtccgccccattttttgtaactttcatcaggcggactttaaaagtccgccccattaaaatttcatcaggcggactttaaaagtctgCCCCATttttggtaactttcttaaagtccgcctcattctttttcttttttatttaatttgaattttcatcgggcgtaatttaaatctccgcccgttaacaagcgtactttgaatttacgcccagcaacaagcgtactttaaatttacgcccgactatattagaatttgggatttggtcgcgaccatatttggtctggaatttgatctttggttgggatttgatctttactccgtcccactgtgttacgatctcatcccaaatttttggttatactcgcccactgtggatgctcttaggagAGTATATCCTTGTAGGATTTGGTTACACCATGGAGAGAGttagaattttccaaaaaattacatgaaaaattgatttttgggtgattttttaggatttgggggTGGCTGGAGCACCCCTAAGCCACCCCCAATACCGTCCATCATACCTCATAAAGGAGCAGCTAGTATTCTTCGATCTTCAATCAAGGAGCCGTAAGTTGTCGAGTAGTGGTTCTTTTTTAAGGTTTTTCAGGAACAATGTAATATTTAAAGAATTCATTGTTCTTACTGTCAGTAGCACCATTTGATTCAAAGATCGATTGTAAATTAACGAGTACATTTTTGGTGACTTCAGCTGTGCTTTTATCAGGGACAATATAAGAATGATGGAAGAGCTTATGTTGAGGTTATTattcccacattgttgggcaatgtTAGATCTTGtggtttataatcctttgggcctctccactcactgccaattggttttgagttggatacccGTATTCTAACACCTTATATAGTACATATTCCTTTCTGATCTATTTTACTAGCAGCCTTGTGCACTCGTCCATTCTAGATCAGATATTCATTCCAAAGCTCAAGTTCATTGTTACCGTTTCATATATACTTGGAAAGACCAGAGCaggctttcaaagttttgtaggCTAAGATTTTTTTCCCCATCAAAAAATAGGCATTTTTATAGATTTTGATGGAATTGATAGGAACAAACCTCAGTGTACATTGGTGCAAACATATAGCACACGTAAACACATAAGGTCGAAAGGAATGACTTCTTACTTATTCAAATAATCGATAACAGTAATGCTAATCTATATCAGTATTAGCAACCCCATTTCCTCCACGAGAGTGTCTTATTCGTTCCATCGAACGAGAACTTGTTATTAGTTTGTTGCTTGGCTCCCAAAATGTTTAGTGCAGGATCTGTACCATTATTACGCATAATCCCAAGACATAAACGAGGATCTTCCTTCTCTTCGATAAAAAAAAGACCAAGAGGATCGATTACAAGCTGAGCTCCTGCTTGGTTAAAGCAATCAGCTGCAGTATCTGGGTACTCATTATCTTGTAAATATAATATCATCGATGGGAGTTTACCTGGGATTGGGAAACCATTTGGCATATGCCAACACAGATCCAAGTGGTATGGTGTTGCATCCATCTCTGATAAGCCAAGATCTTTCATATAAGCAAGAAAATTTGATCTCAAACTATCATAGACTTCATTGGTGAAGAAACTAATCGCCGTTCCAGAATCTATAATAAAGCCACCTTGACCACTTACACGGTCGAATTTACCCCGTTCAATACCTAAACATTTTGAATCTATTTGAATATCCGCCAACTTCAAGAAATATCTTCTGGCATCTGTCTCCACAATCGGAGTTGTTTGAACATAGCCACTGACGGAAAGTAGTGCTTCATCCCCCAACTCCAATTTGCCTGGATATTGAGGGGGTCCAAAATGCCAATCTGCTAAACAATAGGCAAAACGTTGCTGAGGAGCAAACTGAGAAGTGAATGAACGAGGACCCGGGCCTAAAGCGAATACACCATTGATATCGTTATCGGGATTATCTCGGATGCCAAAACCGACGGTTCCATATGCACAACCAAACACAACGTCGTTTAGAACAGTATGAACTTGACCTCCACTTACATTACCCGTGAACCCAAAAGAATCTGTCCCCATAAATCCTTCAACATGCACATTCGGACTATCCCATTCTTTGAATTTGCAATGATCATGATTACATTCATAAGATACACACAATGGGTGATCACAAGGAAGCAATTTGTATGTATCAGAATGATGAGGATCATACAGACGTTCTTTTTGATTAAAACAGCCAATGCAACCATCACATTGAAGCCAAGTAAGTTCAGCAGCGGTATCTAAAATCAGGTACTGAGAGTCCTCCGATGGAGGTGTACCAACTGAAAGAACTACTAAGTAATTCGATGATTGGTATAAAAATGCAGGGTGATGTTGAGATGTAGAAGCTGTTGaataactcatcaaatgattagCTCGCATGTGTGAACGATGAATCATTTTTCCGAATTTTTCAATGCGAGTAAGGTTGTTTGATTCAATAGAGTCTCTGTGAATGAGGTTAAGAGTGAGACCGGATGGTTTCTTATTATTAACAGATTTGGATATGGATGAGTGACCCAGTGAAATCATGAAAAGAATGTAAAAGAGAATTTTGATGcccatttttgttgattttgggAAGAAAAAATCAAGAACAATATTGGATTGAACAACAAAGGGTTTATGAGCTCATTTTTATATTAGTTTTCAAATGATATATTCATGGTAATTTTTGCCTAACATTAATGTGAATATTAATTATAAACGGAATTATTACTGAAATCTGAATTATAAACGAAATTAATTACTGAAATCTTACTAATATACGGCATTAATTAGTGAAATCCAAATTAAATTTGGAATTAATTATTGAAATTATTTTGTTTCGTTTTGTTGTTAAATAATTCACTGGATAAAAGTATGACCGTGATTTAATAGTAATAAATCCAAAATCTCAACCAAAAAGTAAAAGGAGTAATAATTAAGAAACTTTGTTGCTTACCTTTTGTCAAAGAAAGCAGCTATGATCGCATTTCTACGGACTGCGGTATGGGTTGGAGTCCCTCATGCTTTTTTTGTGTAATAGTTTGTCTAATGATGTTATGGGGAGAGCCTTCCCCAGACTGGTAAGGCTCAATTAGTTTCTGTTGAATGCaattctcttaccaaaaaaattataataataatttcTAATTATAGAAGTTGCATAAATTCAATAAGTAATTTGTTTCACAAGGTAAATAAGTGGTAATTTCGggcttatttttttttgaatataattCCTAAGATGGTCTAATTTTCGTTTTGATTTGAGCATAACTtccgagatttttttttatatataaacatCAATCTAAATGAACCAAATAAGGAAAAAATAACCTAAATTTTTCAGTTTGTTGAGGGAGCAGAGAGTTGATATTCTAGGAATTAAACATGAGTTACGAAATATTTCCTTAGTACAGGGGGAAGATAAATTGGAAGGAGAAATTGAACCTAAAAAGTTGTACGAGAAACTGTCAAGCGAATTGCTGCTCACAGTCACAGTATGTGCGTGAAAATATGTTCGTAATTTCTGTGTAGCATAACCTAAAGATAGCACaattttctctattttcaaatAATTCTGCTCCGTCGGTGTCAGAGTTTTGCTTATGAAATAGATTGGTTTTTCTATATCTTCATCTATGCGGGTAAGTACTGCACTTATCGAGATTTCAGTTGCCGATAGGTATATGTAGAGATTCTCTTCTAGGATAAGCTTTTATAAGATTCGCAAACTTGCCCAGTGCTCTATAATTTTTTGGAAAGCTTCTTCACACTCGCTGCTCCATGAGAATTTATCACCCTTTTTTAGAGTATCGAAGAAGTCTTTGAATTTGTTGGATGACATGGATataaatcttcccaaggctgcTAGTCGCACGTTTAATCGTTGAACGGCCTTGACTGTGGCCGGTGAGGGCATCTCTAGTATGGATTGCACCTTAGTTGGGTCGACTTCGATACCTCGCTTCGTAACCAAGTACCCCAGGAATTTCCTTGATGTGACCCCGAAGGTACATATAGCCGGATTGATTTTCATGTCGAATTTCCTCATTTGTTCAAAGATCTCTTCAAGATTGTTAGCATGGTCTTGCGGAAGCTTACTCTTGAAAAGCATGTCATCTACGTATACCTCTAAGGTCTTGTGGATCCAATCATCGAACATTTTTTCCGACATTCTCTGGTAGGTTGCACCAGCATTTTTTAGTCCAAATGGCATCTTGGTATAACAGTACAGGCCCCTGGGGATAAAGAAGGCAGTGTGCTCCTAATCTTCCTCGGTGAGGGGTGTTTGATATACCTCCGAGTACCCGTCCATTAGAGATAATAACCCATATCCAAATGTTGCCTCTATGAGTTGGTATATGTTTGGGAGAGGAAAGCTGTCCTTTGGGAATGTTTTATTTAAGTcactaaagtcgatgcatattcttacCCCTCCGTTTTTCTTTGGTACGATTGCCATGTTTGATATCCATATTGGATATTGTACTTCTCGGATAACACCCGATGCCTCCATTTTTCTTAATTCCTTTTGAATAGCTTCGTGGTATTCTGGTGCCATTTTCCGCATCTTTTGTTTGATGGGCTTGTGTTTTGGATTGATTTTTAAGTGGTGACAGCAGAATTCTGCGTTTATCCCTTCCATATCTTAACCATGCTGGGGTTATCAGGCGTTCTTATGTTTACCTCCTTCTTGGGCTCATAGGCCGAGAAATTTGATTCCAGCTCTCCGATATCAGAGAGATTCTGTAGTTGTTGTGGGGGGATGTACCGACTCTCCGATCGGGACCGGTACATCATCTAATCGCCTTGCCTCATCTGTTTCCGCTATGTAATCATCGATTTCTTATTGACTCTTGGAGTTCTTAGCCCTTTTTTTTTGCCCTGGGGGTGTTGACTTTATTTTCCCCATTTTGTACATCCGTTTTATAGCAATATTTTTCCTCGCCATAGTCTCCTATGATCTTTGTGATACCATCGGGTGTTGGGAACCTTGACCTATTGTGATATGTAGATGCGACTCCTTTGATCCCATGGACCC
This is a stretch of genomic DNA from Papaver somniferum cultivar HN1 chromosome 1, ASM357369v1, whole genome shotgun sequence. It encodes these proteins:
- the LOC113317322 gene encoding protein FAR1-RELATED SEQUENCE 5-like isoform X3; its protein translation is MFVAFLIVSYDILKRQMTDMEEDTGLPTNGKDLSKPAIYMRFSSIEEAENYYKEYGNRLGFSVRKRSSYATARGPLITRVIFVCDCEGIYVEKPPRNEVELKKKRNTSTMKTGCKAMIRIAFDIKHKMWYINEFIEKHNHPLISPNKRHLMRSNKYMPPAARCLAEQFNKQRLPVGKVASLFGNGENIGFTPRDVYNHLRTVRESLIEVQTIITNLLHLALHC
- the LOC113317322 gene encoding protein FAR1-RELATED SEQUENCE 5-like isoform X1, with the protein product MFVAFLIVSYDILKRQMTDMEEDTGLPTNGKDLSKPAIYMRFSSIEEAENYYKEYGNRLGFSVRKRSSYATARGPLITRVIFVCDCEGIYVEKPPRNEVELKKKRNTSTMKTGCKAMIRIAFDIKHKMWYINEFIEKHNHPLISPNKRHLMRSNKYMPPAARCLAEQFNKQRLPVGKVASLFGNGENIGFTPRDVYNHLRTVRESLIEVGDAEALMNYFRKRTIENPSFYYAFKTDEVGRAANIFWVDAR
- the LOC113361688 gene encoding aspartic proteinase nepenthesin-1-like; its protein translation is MGIKILFYILFMISLGHSSISKSVNNKKPSGLTLNLIHRDSIESNNLTRIEKFGKMIHRSHMRANHLMSYSTASTSQHHPAFLYQSSNYLVVLSVGTPPSEDSQYLILDTAAELTWLQCDGCIGCFNQKERLYDPHHSDTYKLLPCDHPLCVSYECNHDHCKFKEWDSPNVHVEGFMGTDSFGFTGNVSGGQVHTVLNDVVFGCAYGTVGFGIRDNPDNDINGVFALGPGPRSFTSQFAPQQRFAYCLADWHFGPPQYPGKLELGDEALLSVSGYVQTTPIVETDARRYFLKLADIQIDSKCLGIERGKFDRVSGQGGFIIDSGTAISFFTNEVYDSLRSNFLAYMKDLGLSEMDATPYHLDLCWHMPNGFPIPGKLPSMILYLQDNEYPDTAADCFNQAGAQLVIDPLGLFFIEEKEDPRLCLGIMRNNGTDPALNILGAKQQTNNKFSFDGTNKTLSWRKWGC
- the LOC113317322 gene encoding protein FAR1-RELATED SEQUENCE 5-like isoform X2, with protein sequence MTDMEEDTGLPTNGKDLSKPAIYMRFSSIEEAENYYKEYGNRLGFSVRKRSSYATARGPLITRVIFVCDCEGIYVEKPPRNEVELKKKRNTSTMKTGCKAMIRIAFDIKHKMWYINEFIEKHNHPLISPNKRHLMRSNKYMPPAARCLAEQFNKQRLPVGKVASLFGNGENIGFTPRDVYNHLRTVRESLIEVGDAEALMNYFRKRTIENPSFYYAFKTDEVGRAANIFWVDAR
- the LOC113317306 gene encoding endochitinase At2g43590-like gives rise to the protein MAALNMLKLVAIVGILSAFLSDSVVGQNCGCKAGLCCSQWGYCGTGKPYCGAGCQQGPCTKTPPVSTGGPSVDSIVTPAFFNRIIAQAGTGCEGKTFYKRSTFLAAAKANPKFGHAGTLTKSKREIAAFFAHVTHETGHFCYVREIARGTYCQSSTKYPCAPGKKYYGRGPIQITWNYNYGACGKAIGENLLKNPDLVAASSTIAFKTAFWFWMNNVHSVITSGGGFGRTIRRINGGECGGGNRPAVNARVKYYKAYCKQIGVTPGPNLYC